One segment of Yersinia kristensenii DNA contains the following:
- a CDS encoding non-ribosomal peptide synthetase, which yields MSEDSISLVAVVELPLVAAQPGIWFADQLSQQKNMFTVAHYIELAGPLDQALFSRAVSQGLAEADTLHARFFDGNDGPMQRIPLQCHAADMPELAWLDLSSHADGRQVALTLMRDDTDAPLPVDGEEPLSRHWVIRVPDENGKPLWLWYQRYHHLLLDGFSFTAITRRIADIYTALLQGKSIGESPFTRFSEVVSEYLAYVGSETEQRDKQFWQQHTADLPAALSLAPMNSPVRAEPTDNRVLRQRINIDSDLFSALTAGGAEQRLSATEMAMALLLIYFARMSGEMRLSVGCPFMRRMGSAALTATGPVVNVLPLQVTLRREMHIVDVARAVASELKTVRKHQRYEAEQLRRDLGMVGSQRALYGPVLNFKMFDFALNFGEITGVTHTLASGPVDDVEFDFYLDNGQLTLEMLANAQRYDLACLHQHGERIQFLLQQLATQAEITVGDLILTPEQELQRIDSWAKGPQLSLPAGVVSVLDIFQQQVTLQPDAIAVSCGKQSLTYRQLSDRAAQLGRTLIARGIGADDVVAIGIPRTVDSLVAILGVLTSGAAYMPLDLDYPMERLALMCEDASPRLLLAHQSTESLLSPLAINGLVAIVCLNESRFQQECAACSAQPITDTERRYPLHGDHLAYMIYTSGSTGRPKGVMSTHGGLVNLLVAHRTHLYGPAMAEFKQHNTRRMRAGHTASFSFDSSWEPLFWMMMGCEMVIFDEEMRRDAYALVQMMDQTPIDTMDITPSFLTQMIESGLLDAGRHRPAFMMIGGEAATPRLWEQLKQHPELNVVNFYGPSEYTIDTLGANTKVAAQPVIGRPVANTEVYLLDSQLTKVPIGAVGELYIAGKGLARGYLNRPDLTAARFVANPFRHGEVMYRSGDLMRWTAEGQLDFVGRTDHQIKVRGFRVELGEVENALVALPEVSSAVVIAEATGATHRLIGYCTVPDVQQRDSEDLNARLMDQLAVTLPDYMVPAILMVLDEMPLTINGKIDRQALPAPQHQQQLSSRASQTAQETLLCDAIANLLRVGNIGAEDDFFQLGGDSISAMALGSTLRRAGFRLAPREIFALRTPAKMALALQPLVDSPVAVHSAATVALSETLWQAAGEKYGPIADILPVLPLQQGLLFHAQLGQEANNYNAISRFDLQGALDIECLRDALENLLRRYPQLGAIFDSELHSESLQILPQTQDSARRWPWQQYDLSALTRDQQIAKTQQLERKGLARDLMSETAGTLKPLLMAILIRYSAERHSLIIIAHHLVGDGWSSAILLHDLLHLYGNTPELPPLSVSYGDLIRRMTARDLQPERLAWQQAIRGVVPTILYPEAHAAGPVHEWVIALDSKLEAALTELQRREGITLNTLLQGAWATLLGVLSGRDDVVFGSPVSGRFSEIEGIEQQVGLFSNTLPVRVKLQPQLPLLAQLAALQQQQIQLLEHDGLGLGEIQRLAGANTLFDTLLVVENYTENNQLHQKSFNGLRCDALNNRGYTHYPLTLLVLPGEKLHLQLEYRDAVSDPQRLAQRLVMLLEYLVWQPELPLSALNLLTADEKALLAAANDTAVALPALTLCDLMNQQSQLTPQAIALLDADETLTYQQVNQQVQLLAAHLRQQGVQPGDRVAVALPRSVNLSLALMAILAAGAAYLPLDTGYPDDRLAYMISDANPRLLMTVSSLAERFTGQAPLLLLDQLSVQDQPALLPAVQITPDHPAYLIYTSGSTGRPKGVVVSHGAIVNRLLWMQNEYPLGGDDVVLQKTPCSFDVSVWEFFWPMITGARLVMAPPEAHRDPEVLRSLIEDYGVTTAHFVPSMLAAFVSAMQGQHQPCQSLRRVFCSGEALSRELSELYQQIFAAPLHNLYGPTEAAVDVTYQPAYGDALARVTGSSVPIGKPVWNTQLRILDSMLRQAPVGIAGDLYLCGVQLAQGYHARPDLTASRFVADPYDRGQRMYRTGDIARWLPDGTVEYLGRSDDQLKIRGQRIELGEIESALLELPSVQQAVVHARSLAGGEGALAGADTRQLVGYIVPVAGAENIDLEALRSQLSERLPAHMVPVVIVSLSALPLSANGKLDRKALPAPVNQVGSGGRAPQAGLESLIAGLFAQLLGVESVSADDDFFALGGHSLLAMRLAADLRRELQQPVAVGQVMVASTVAALATALSQPQSDKQAGKAGFSEVLPLRNGSGNPLFCFHPASGFAWQFSLLPRYLPGSWPVLGIQSPRPHGAIATCQDMDSLCDHHLATLRRVQPQGPYHLMGYSLGGTVAQAMAVKLQAQGEEVAFLGLLDTYPPETQDWNAPIEAEVLEEVERERALFMAVAGDEQEEKREMFAQIQANYDDSVGLLSGAKTPVYEGETTLFVATQTLPAGETPEDIWRPYVKQLRTYHLDCSHITMMSPETLKVLGPILQKVFSGIGSL from the coding sequence GTGTCAGAGGATTCAATCTCCCTTGTTGCTGTTGTCGAACTGCCCTTGGTGGCGGCACAGCCCGGCATTTGGTTCGCCGATCAGTTAAGTCAGCAAAAAAACATGTTTACCGTGGCCCATTACATTGAACTGGCGGGGCCGCTGGATCAGGCGTTATTTAGCCGCGCTGTTAGCCAAGGGTTGGCGGAGGCCGATACGCTTCATGCACGCTTTTTTGATGGAAACGACGGCCCGATGCAGCGCATACCCTTACAGTGTCATGCGGCTGACATGCCCGAGTTGGCGTGGTTGGATCTCAGTTCTCATGCTGATGGGCGACAGGTAGCACTGACATTGATGCGGGATGATACTGATGCCCCGTTACCCGTGGATGGTGAGGAGCCACTGTCTCGACATTGGGTTATTCGTGTTCCTGATGAAAATGGGAAGCCGCTATGGCTTTGGTATCAGCGTTATCATCATTTATTGCTTGATGGCTTTAGTTTCACCGCCATTACCCGCCGTATCGCCGATATTTACACCGCATTGTTGCAAGGGAAATCTATCGGGGAATCTCCTTTTACTCGGTTTAGCGAGGTCGTCAGTGAATATCTGGCGTATGTGGGGTCAGAAACCGAGCAACGCGATAAGCAATTTTGGCAACAACATACGGCGGATTTGCCCGCCGCACTCTCCCTGGCCCCCATGAACTCGCCCGTCCGGGCCGAACCAACGGATAATCGCGTCTTACGTCAGCGCATTAATATCGATTCTGACTTGTTTAGCGCTTTAACGGCGGGGGGCGCAGAGCAACGGCTGAGCGCCACAGAGATGGCGATGGCGCTGTTGCTGATTTATTTTGCCCGTATGAGCGGCGAAATGCGCTTGTCGGTCGGGTGCCCGTTTATGCGCCGTATGGGATCTGCCGCTTTGACCGCCACCGGGCCGGTGGTGAATGTATTGCCGTTGCAGGTCACTTTGCGGCGCGAAATGCACATTGTTGATGTGGCGCGCGCAGTGGCGAGCGAGCTGAAAACGGTGCGCAAACATCAGCGCTATGAAGCAGAGCAATTGCGGCGTGATTTGGGAATGGTCGGTTCCCAGCGGGCGCTATATGGCCCGGTACTGAATTTTAAAATGTTCGATTTCGCCCTGAATTTTGGGGAGATAACCGGTGTTACTCATACTTTGGCCTCCGGTCCGGTCGATGATGTCGAGTTTGACTTCTACCTCGACAACGGCCAGTTGACGTTGGAAATGCTGGCAAATGCGCAGCGCTATGACCTCGCCTGCTTACATCAGCATGGTGAGCGGATACAATTCTTGTTGCAGCAATTGGCGACCCAAGCTGAAATCACGGTGGGCGACCTCATATTGACGCCAGAGCAAGAGCTACAACGCATTGATAGTTGGGCTAAAGGCCCGCAATTAAGTCTGCCAGCCGGGGTGGTGTCGGTGTTGGATATTTTCCAGCAGCAGGTCACTCTGCAACCGGATGCTATTGCGGTGAGTTGTGGCAAGCAAAGTCTGACTTACCGCCAGCTTTCTGACCGCGCTGCCCAACTGGGGCGAACATTGATCGCCAGAGGTATTGGGGCTGATGATGTGGTCGCGATTGGTATTCCGCGAACTGTGGATTCGCTGGTGGCCATTTTGGGGGTTCTGACCAGTGGAGCAGCTTACATGCCGCTTGATCTGGATTACCCAATGGAGCGTCTCGCCTTAATGTGTGAAGACGCCAGCCCGCGCTTACTCTTGGCGCATCAATCGACTGAAAGCTTGCTATCTCCGCTGGCTATCAATGGATTGGTAGCCATAGTTTGCCTGAATGAATCGCGCTTCCAGCAGGAATGTGCGGCTTGCTCTGCTCAGCCCATTACCGATACAGAACGCCGGTACCCCCTGCACGGCGACCATCTGGCTTATATGATTTATACCTCCGGCTCGACTGGGCGACCAAAAGGAGTGATGAGCACCCACGGTGGGTTAGTCAACTTGCTGGTGGCGCACCGCACGCACCTGTATGGGCCAGCGATGGCGGAATTTAAGCAGCATAATACCCGCCGGATGCGCGCAGGGCATACCGCCTCATTCTCTTTTGATTCTTCTTGGGAACCGCTGTTCTGGATGATGATGGGCTGCGAGATGGTTATCTTTGATGAGGAAATGCGCCGTGATGCTTATGCATTGGTACAGATGATGGATCAGACGCCAATCGACACCATGGATATTACCCCGTCATTCTTAACGCAAATGATAGAGAGCGGTTTGCTGGACGCCGGGCGTCATCGGCCCGCCTTTATGATGATTGGCGGTGAAGCCGCAACACCGCGTTTGTGGGAGCAACTGAAACAGCATCCTGAGCTGAATGTGGTGAACTTCTACGGCCCGTCGGAATACACCATTGATACTCTTGGTGCGAATACCAAGGTGGCGGCGCAGCCGGTGATTGGCCGCCCAGTAGCAAATACTGAAGTCTATTTGCTCGATAGCCAACTGACCAAAGTGCCAATTGGCGCGGTAGGGGAGTTATATATTGCCGGAAAAGGGCTGGCTCGTGGTTATTTGAACCGGCCGGATTTAACGGCGGCGCGTTTTGTTGCCAACCCTTTCCGTCATGGCGAGGTGATGTATCGCAGCGGTGATTTGATGCGCTGGACGGCGGAGGGGCAATTGGATTTTGTCGGGCGCACTGACCACCAGATAAAGGTGCGCGGTTTCCGGGTTGAACTGGGTGAAGTCGAGAATGCGCTGGTGGCTTTGCCGGAAGTCAGTAGCGCGGTGGTTATCGCCGAAGCTACCGGCGCAACCCATCGGCTTATTGGTTACTGTACGGTGCCTGATGTGCAACAGCGTGATAGTGAGGATCTCAACGCCCGGCTGATGGATCAACTGGCTGTTACCCTGCCAGATTATATGGTGCCCGCGATCCTGATGGTGCTGGATGAAATGCCGCTGACGATCAATGGCAAGATTGACCGGCAAGCACTGCCCGCCCCACAACACCAGCAACAGCTCAGCAGCCGGGCATCACAGACTGCGCAGGAAACGCTTTTGTGTGATGCTATCGCCAATTTGCTGCGTGTGGGCAATATTGGGGCGGAAGATGATTTCTTCCAGCTCGGAGGCGACAGTATTTCCGCCATGGCGCTAGGGAGCACTTTGCGCCGCGCCGGTTTCCGCCTGGCTCCGCGAGAGATTTTTGCTTTGCGCACCCCGGCTAAAATGGCGCTGGCTTTACAGCCATTGGTGGATTCACCCGTGGCGGTACACTCTGCGGCTACCGTAGCCTTATCAGAAACACTGTGGCAGGCTGCGGGTGAAAAATATGGCCCAATAGCCGATATTCTGCCGGTATTGCCGCTCCAGCAAGGTTTGCTATTCCATGCTCAGTTAGGGCAAGAAGCCAATAATTACAATGCCATCAGCCGTTTTGACCTTCAAGGTGCATTAGACATTGAGTGCTTGCGTGATGCACTGGAAAACCTACTGCGGCGCTACCCGCAACTGGGGGCTATTTTTGACAGTGAGTTGCACAGTGAATCATTACAAATTCTGCCGCAGACTCAAGATAGCGCCCGCCGCTGGCCGTGGCAGCAATATGACCTGAGCGCATTGACACGGGATCAACAGATTGCCAAAACCCAGCAATTGGAGCGCAAAGGGCTGGCACGGGATCTGATGAGTGAGACGGCAGGGACATTAAAACCTTTACTGATGGCTATTTTGATCCGTTACAGCGCCGAGCGCCATTCGTTGATCATCATCGCGCATCATCTGGTGGGAGATGGCTGGTCATCGGCAATCTTGCTGCATGATTTGCTGCATCTCTACGGCAACACGCCGGAATTGCCGCCGCTGAGTGTCAGTTATGGTGATTTAATCCGCCGCATGACGGCGCGTGACTTGCAACCAGAACGGCTGGCCTGGCAACAGGCTATTCGTGGTGTCGTGCCAACTATTCTGTATCCAGAAGCTCATGCCGCAGGCCCGGTGCATGAATGGGTTATCGCGCTGGACAGCAAACTGGAAGCGGCACTGACCGAGCTGCAACGGCGTGAGGGCATCACACTCAATACCTTATTGCAAGGGGCTTGGGCAACCTTATTGGGTGTGCTCAGTGGGCGTGATGATGTGGTATTCGGCTCGCCGGTTTCTGGCCGTTTTAGTGAAATCGAGGGTATCGAACAGCAGGTTGGGCTGTTCAGTAACACCCTCCCGGTGCGGGTGAAATTGCAACCGCAATTGCCACTATTAGCGCAGTTAGCCGCATTGCAGCAGCAACAGATCCAATTACTGGAGCACGATGGTCTGGGCTTGGGGGAGATCCAGCGCCTGGCTGGAGCGAATACCTTATTTGATACCTTGTTGGTGGTCGAAAACTACACAGAAAACAATCAATTGCATCAAAAATCTTTCAACGGTTTGCGGTGTGATGCACTGAATAATCGCGGCTATACCCATTACCCACTGACCCTATTGGTGCTGCCGGGCGAGAAGTTGCATCTGCAACTGGAATACCGTGATGCGGTCAGCGATCCGCAGAGACTGGCTCAGCGCTTGGTGATGTTGCTCGAATATTTGGTTTGGCAGCCTGAGTTGCCGTTATCTGCACTGAATTTACTGACTGCCGATGAGAAAGCACTGTTGGCTGCCGCCAATGACACCGCTGTTGCCCTACCTGCGCTGACGCTATGTGATTTGATGAATCAGCAGTCACAGCTGACCCCCCAAGCTATCGCCTTATTGGATGCAGATGAAACACTGACTTATCAGCAGGTTAATCAGCAGGTTCAACTGCTGGCTGCCCATTTACGTCAACAGGGCGTGCAGCCCGGTGACCGGGTTGCTGTAGCGCTGCCGCGTTCAGTTAATCTCAGCCTGGCACTAATGGCTATTTTGGCGGCGGGGGCGGCTTATTTGCCGCTGGATACCGGCTATCCTGATGACCGCCTGGCTTACATGATAAGTGATGCCAATCCACGGCTCCTGATGACGGTCAGCTCATTGGCTGAGCGCTTTACCGGCCAGGCTCCGCTTTTGCTGTTGGATCAGCTGTCTGTACAGGATCAACCGGCGCTGTTGCCCGCCGTCCAGATAACACCAGACCATCCCGCTTATTTGATTTATACCTCCGGCTCGACTGGGCGGCCAAAAGGTGTGGTGGTCTCACATGGTGCTATCGTTAACCGCTTGTTATGGATGCAAAATGAGTATCCGCTGGGCGGCGATGACGTGGTATTACAAAAAACGCCGTGCAGTTTTGATGTCTCGGTGTGGGAGTTTTTCTGGCCGATGATAACCGGAGCAAGATTGGTCATGGCACCGCCAGAAGCTCATCGTGACCCAGAAGTTCTGCGTAGCTTAATAGAGGATTATGGCGTCACTACCGCTCACTTTGTGCCCTCAATGCTGGCCGCTTTTGTCAGCGCCATGCAGGGGCAACACCAACCTTGCCAGAGCTTACGCCGGGTATTTTGCAGTGGTGAGGCCTTGTCGCGCGAGCTATCAGAGCTATACCAACAAATTTTTGCTGCTCCATTGCATAATTTATATGGCCCAACTGAAGCGGCGGTGGATGTCACTTATCAACCGGCCTATGGTGACGCTCTGGCGCGAGTGACCGGCAGCAGTGTGCCCATCGGCAAGCCGGTGTGGAACACCCAACTGCGTATTCTCGACAGTATGCTGCGGCAAGCCCCGGTCGGCATTGCAGGCGATCTCTACTTATGCGGCGTGCAACTGGCGCAGGGTTACCATGCCCGTCCAGACCTGACTGCCAGCCGTTTTGTTGCCGATCCTTATGATCGTGGGCAGCGGATGTACCGCACCGGTGATATCGCCCGCTGGCTGCCGGATGGCACGGTAGAATATTTGGGGCGCAGTGACGATCAACTGAAAATTCGTGGGCAACGTATTGAATTAGGTGAGATTGAATCCGCGCTATTGGAGTTGCCTTCCGTCCAGCAAGCGGTGGTGCATGCCCGCAGCTTGGCGGGGGGAGAAGGGGCCTTGGCCGGTGCTGATACTCGTCAGCTGGTCGGTTATATTGTGCCAGTTGCCGGGGCAGAAAATATCGATTTGGAGGCTTTGCGTAGTCAGCTTAGTGAACGTTTACCGGCGCATATGGTGCCGGTAGTTATCGTCAGCCTGAGTGCTCTCCCACTGAGTGCCAATGGCAAACTGGATCGCAAGGCATTACCGGCACCGGTGAATCAGGTGGGCAGTGGTGGGCGCGCCCCACAAGCCGGTTTGGAAAGCCTGATTGCCGGATTATTTGCCCAGTTGCTGGGGGTAGAATCTGTCAGTGCGGATGATGATTTCTTCGCACTTGGCGGGCATTCTTTGTTAGCAATGCGCTTAGCGGCTGACCTGCGCCGTGAGCTGCAACAGCCCGTCGCGGTGGGGCAGGTGATGGTGGCCTCGACGGTGGCAGCATTGGCCACCGCATTGAGTCAGCCGCAATCAGATAAACAGGCGGGTAAAGCCGGTTTCAGTGAAGTATTGCCGCTGCGCAATGGCAGCGGTAACCCACTATTTTGTTTCCATCCGGCTTCAGGTTTTGCCTGGCAGTTCAGTTTGTTACCGCGTTATTTGCCGGGTAGCTGGCCGGTGCTGGGAATTCAGTCTCCGCGCCCTCATGGGGCCATTGCTACCTGTCAGGATATGGACAGTTTATGTGACCATCACTTGGCGACGTTACGCCGGGTGCAGCCACAGGGGCCCTATCACCTGATGGGATACTCACTGGGAGGCACCGTGGCGCAGGCGATGGCGGTAAAATTACAGGCGCAGGGTGAGGAAGTGGCCTTCTTGGGGCTATTAGATACCTATCCGCCGGAAACTCAGGACTGGAACGCACCGATTGAGGCTGAAGTATTGGAGGAAGTTGAGCGCGAGCGGGCATTATTTATGGCGGTAGCAGGGGACGAGCAGGAAGAGAAGCGAGAGATGTTTGCGCAAATTCAGGCAAACTACGACGATTCTGTCGGCTTGCTATCAGGGGCTAAAACACCGGTTTATGAGGGGGAAACCACGTTATTTGTCGCGACTCAAACCTTACCCGCGGGTGAAACTCCCGAAGATATTTGGCGGCCATATGTGAAGCAGCTGCGGAC